A genomic stretch from Arachis stenosperma cultivar V10309 chromosome 3, arast.V10309.gnm1.PFL2, whole genome shotgun sequence includes:
- the LOC130969927 gene encoding diacylglycerol kinase 1-like isoform X1, which produces MKLLRCKTLMAYKNNIGGMKDFAIPDYILVPGAKIHNDYYIPECPLIVFINSKSGGQLGGELLTTYNSLLNKNQVFDLGSNAPDMVLHRIYSKLEKLKHNGDTFAAEIQERLRIIVAGGDGTASWIIGVVADLKLHRPPPVATVPLGTGNNIPFSFGWGRKNPGTDKEAVMSFLNQVKDAKELKIDSWHVIMRMKTPKEGSCEHIAPVELPHAMHPCHPVSPTDKLNLEGYHTYRGGFWNYFSIGMDAQVSYKFHSERKLHPERFKHQLYNQSCYLRLGCTQGWFFAPLKSSAWKIAQLATVKIMKKHGQWEDLNIPQSTRSIVCLNLPSFAGGLNPWGTPNRKKSINRDLTNPYVDDGLFEVVGFRDAWHGLLLLAPKGHGTRLAQTSRIRFEFHKGEADFTFMRIDGEPWKQPIPKDDDGRVVVEISHHGQVTMLATSSCQCKSMHDPSSSSTPATSQGEEEFSTTDDSSSENSEQRRKFGAADTFKYTDAIQSLKLD; this is translated from the exons ATGAAATTACTCAGGTGTAAAACATTGATGGCTTACAAGAATAACATTGGAGGAATGAAGGATTTTGCCATTCCGGATTACATACTCGTCCCCGGAGCAAAGATTCACAATGATTATTACATACCAGAATGCCCTTTGATAGTTTTCATAAACTCCAAAAGTGGTGGTCAGCTTGGTGGCGAGCTTCTTACTACCTATAATTCCCTCCTCAACAAAAATCAG GTTTTTGATTTGGGATCAAATGCTCCCGATATGGTGCTGCATCGGATTTATTCCAAGTTAGAAAAGTTAAAGCACAATGGAGATACTTTTGCTGCTGAAATTCAAGAAAGATTGAGAATAATT GTTGCAGGTGGAGATGGTACGGCGAGCTGGATTATCGGAGTTGTCGCCGATCTTAAGTTGCATCGGCCACCACCAGTTGCAACAGTGCCATTGGGAACCGGAAACAATATCCCCTTTTCATTTGGATGG GGAAGGAAAAATCCTGGTACTGACAAAGAAGCTGTTATGTCATTCCTGAATCAAGTAAAAGATGCAAAGGAACTGAAAATAGACAG CTGGCATGTTATAATGAGAATGAAGACTCCAAAAGAAGGTTCTTGCGAGCATATTGCGCCTGTTGAGCTGCCGCATGCTATGCATCCATGTCATCCTGTCTCTCCAACAGATAAACTAAACTTG GAGGGTTATCACACTTACCGTGGGGGATTTTGGAATTATTTTAGCATTG GAATGGATGCTCAAGTATCATATAAATTTCATTCTGAAAGGAAGTTGCATCCTGAAAGGTTCAAACATCAGTTATATAATCAG AGTTGCTATTTGAGGCTTGGTTGTACACAAGGATGGTTCTTCGCTCCTCTGAAATCTTCGGCGTG GAAAATTGCTCAGCTGGCAACGGTTAAGATAATGAAAAAGCATGGTCAGTGGGAAGATCTAAATATACCACAAAG CACAAGGTCAATAGTTTGCCTCAACTTGCCCAGTTTTGCTGGTGGACTAAATCCTTGGGGGACACCAAACAGAAAGAAATCAATTAAC AGGGACCTTACTAATCCTTATGTGGATGATGGCTTATTTGAGGTGGTTGGTTTTAGAGACGCATGGCATGGTCTTCTTTTGCTTGCACCAAAGGGGCATGGGACTCGTTTGGCACAG ACGAGTAGAATCCGTTTCGAGTTTCATAAGGGTGAAGCTGACTTCACATTCATGAGGATTGATGGAGAGCCATGGAAACAACCCATCCCTAAAGATGATGATGGCAGAGTAGTTGTTGAAATATCTCACCATGGACAAGTGACGATGCTTGCCACCTCATCATGCCAATGTAAAAGTATGCATGAtccctcctcctcctccacaCCCGCTACAAGccaaggagaagaagaatttagcaCCACCGATGACTCTTCATCAGAAAACTCCGAACAGCGACGCAAGTTTGGTGCAGCTGACACATTTAAATATACCGATGCCATTCAATCGCTTAAGTTAGATTAG
- the LOC130969927 gene encoding diacylglycerol kinase 1-like isoform X2 — protein MAYKNNIGGMKDFAIPDYILVPGAKIHNDYYIPECPLIVFINSKSGGQLGGELLTTYNSLLNKNQVFDLGSNAPDMVLHRIYSKLEKLKHNGDTFAAEIQERLRIIVAGGDGTASWIIGVVADLKLHRPPPVATVPLGTGNNIPFSFGWGRKNPGTDKEAVMSFLNQVKDAKELKIDSWHVIMRMKTPKEGSCEHIAPVELPHAMHPCHPVSPTDKLNLEGYHTYRGGFWNYFSIGMDAQVSYKFHSERKLHPERFKHQLYNQSCYLRLGCTQGWFFAPLKSSAWKIAQLATVKIMKKHGQWEDLNIPQSTRSIVCLNLPSFAGGLNPWGTPNRKKSINRDLTNPYVDDGLFEVVGFRDAWHGLLLLAPKGHGTRLAQTSRIRFEFHKGEADFTFMRIDGEPWKQPIPKDDDGRVVVEISHHGQVTMLATSSCQCKSMHDPSSSSTPATSQGEEEFSTTDDSSSENSEQRRKFGAADTFKYTDAIQSLKLD, from the exons ATGGCTTACAAGAATAACATTGGAGGAATGAAGGATTTTGCCATTCCGGATTACATACTCGTCCCCGGAGCAAAGATTCACAATGATTATTACATACCAGAATGCCCTTTGATAGTTTTCATAAACTCCAAAAGTGGTGGTCAGCTTGGTGGCGAGCTTCTTACTACCTATAATTCCCTCCTCAACAAAAATCAG GTTTTTGATTTGGGATCAAATGCTCCCGATATGGTGCTGCATCGGATTTATTCCAAGTTAGAAAAGTTAAAGCACAATGGAGATACTTTTGCTGCTGAAATTCAAGAAAGATTGAGAATAATT GTTGCAGGTGGAGATGGTACGGCGAGCTGGATTATCGGAGTTGTCGCCGATCTTAAGTTGCATCGGCCACCACCAGTTGCAACAGTGCCATTGGGAACCGGAAACAATATCCCCTTTTCATTTGGATGG GGAAGGAAAAATCCTGGTACTGACAAAGAAGCTGTTATGTCATTCCTGAATCAAGTAAAAGATGCAAAGGAACTGAAAATAGACAG CTGGCATGTTATAATGAGAATGAAGACTCCAAAAGAAGGTTCTTGCGAGCATATTGCGCCTGTTGAGCTGCCGCATGCTATGCATCCATGTCATCCTGTCTCTCCAACAGATAAACTAAACTTG GAGGGTTATCACACTTACCGTGGGGGATTTTGGAATTATTTTAGCATTG GAATGGATGCTCAAGTATCATATAAATTTCATTCTGAAAGGAAGTTGCATCCTGAAAGGTTCAAACATCAGTTATATAATCAG AGTTGCTATTTGAGGCTTGGTTGTACACAAGGATGGTTCTTCGCTCCTCTGAAATCTTCGGCGTG GAAAATTGCTCAGCTGGCAACGGTTAAGATAATGAAAAAGCATGGTCAGTGGGAAGATCTAAATATACCACAAAG CACAAGGTCAATAGTTTGCCTCAACTTGCCCAGTTTTGCTGGTGGACTAAATCCTTGGGGGACACCAAACAGAAAGAAATCAATTAAC AGGGACCTTACTAATCCTTATGTGGATGATGGCTTATTTGAGGTGGTTGGTTTTAGAGACGCATGGCATGGTCTTCTTTTGCTTGCACCAAAGGGGCATGGGACTCGTTTGGCACAG ACGAGTAGAATCCGTTTCGAGTTTCATAAGGGTGAAGCTGACTTCACATTCATGAGGATTGATGGAGAGCCATGGAAACAACCCATCCCTAAAGATGATGATGGCAGAGTAGTTGTTGAAATATCTCACCATGGACAAGTGACGATGCTTGCCACCTCATCATGCCAATGTAAAAGTATGCATGAtccctcctcctcctccacaCCCGCTACAAGccaaggagaagaagaatttagcaCCACCGATGACTCTTCATCAGAAAACTCCGAACAGCGACGCAAGTTTGGTGCAGCTGACACATTTAAATATACCGATGCCATTCAATCGCTTAAGTTAGATTAG